A single region of the Nocardioides aquaticus genome encodes:
- a CDS encoding helix-turn-helix domain-containing protein, translating into MDLTDNVARQRELYGATIGECLRRITGTLGLSQAAVARTTGISAPMLSQLASGHRIKIGNPHAAARFFSLLQLVDEVGTGLAHEQVATRVAEISREETMPLTGSREVTATTAPTDVAAAVSGVLRAVASGRELAAAAAVLEEEHPGIAEVLRAYGTGSAADAHRHHASIAHLA; encoded by the coding sequence GTGGACCTGACCGACAACGTGGCGCGACAGCGGGAGCTCTACGGCGCCACGATCGGCGAGTGCCTGCGCCGGATCACCGGGACCCTGGGCCTCTCGCAGGCCGCGGTGGCACGGACCACGGGGATCTCCGCGCCGATGCTCTCCCAGCTGGCCAGCGGTCACCGGATCAAGATCGGCAACCCGCACGCGGCCGCGCGTTTCTTCTCGCTGCTGCAGCTGGTCGACGAGGTCGGGACCGGTCTGGCGCACGAGCAGGTGGCCACGCGGGTGGCCGAGATCTCCCGGGAGGAGACCATGCCGTTGACCGGCTCCCGCGAGGTCACAGCCACCACGGCGCCCACCGACGTGGCGGCCGCGGTGAGCGGGGTGCTGCGCGCGGTCGCGTCGGGCCGCGAGCTGGCGGCTGCCGCGGCGGTCCTCGAGGAGGAGCACCCCGGGATCGCCGAGGTCCTGCGTGCGTACGGCACCGGCTCGGCCGCCGA
- a CDS encoding VWA domain-containing protein codes for MRSPAPVLARVLARVLARVLARVLARVLTRGVAAALVVAPLTAFGPLPAAGATGERDGSTAGEYGRVLLVLDSSGSMEEPAAGGQSKIEAAKEALGRVVDDLPGTADVGLRVFGSEVFSRDQPGACTDSQLVVPPGADNRDELRAAIAAYRPFGETPIAHALTEAAGDLGDGGTRSIVLVSDGVATCEPDPCEVAADLAEAGIDLRVDVVGLGVDARARDQLSCIAREGNGEYYDADSAEDIVEQLQTVATRAVRPFEVDGTPVEGGTELDPTTITAGLWTDEVAAEGAGEEESRWFRYERTIPGSSVHVSAVSLGTEVRDSLDVDVSSAEGLACWSGFAAKQLVSSELVSTGVTVDSSSEPINEECVDGPLRIAVSRGTLSAGQTAAYGLQVVEEPPVGDLAELPPSVGRAPEITVDPVDDSPEPVQGGSSFGTATEVAPGAYTSSTVAGETQVFKVPVSWGQTLTARVVTPAATGAIEEASTRVLGPFASVAVHNPLRRTSDTLGGTTTGFAASSVSNELSTGTGEVRYRNREDQNAFDLAGFHYIEYAVGDDEGLAGLELPYRLEVAVVGEEDGVPEYAGGASLVTGGTGPDETEDPDAPDEGQSPPAAEGSQESAQESTGNAPEDAQGTAAEDSDDPVRLLIAGGLGLVAVAAVGLGVLLLRRSRPQQ; via the coding sequence ATGCGTTCCCCGGCCCCAGTCCTGGCCCGAGTCCTGGCCCGAGTCCTGGCCCGAGTCCTGGCCCGAGTCCTGGCCCGAGTCCTGACCCGTGGCGTCGCCGCCGCGCTCGTGGTGGCACCCCTGACCGCGTTCGGGCCGCTGCCGGCCGCGGGCGCGACGGGGGAGCGGGACGGGTCCACGGCCGGCGAGTACGGGCGGGTGCTCCTGGTCCTGGACTCCTCCGGGTCCATGGAGGAGCCCGCGGCCGGCGGGCAGAGCAAGATCGAGGCCGCCAAGGAGGCCCTCGGTCGGGTGGTCGACGACCTGCCAGGGACCGCGGACGTCGGTCTGCGCGTGTTCGGCTCCGAGGTGTTCTCCCGGGACCAGCCCGGCGCCTGCACCGACTCCCAGCTGGTCGTGCCGCCCGGCGCCGACAACCGGGACGAGCTCCGCGCGGCCATCGCGGCCTACCGGCCGTTCGGTGAGACGCCGATCGCCCACGCTCTGACCGAGGCGGCCGGGGACCTCGGCGACGGGGGCACGCGCTCGATCGTGCTGGTCTCGGACGGCGTGGCCACGTGCGAGCCCGATCCGTGCGAGGTGGCCGCCGACCTCGCCGAGGCCGGGATCGACCTGCGGGTCGACGTCGTGGGCCTGGGTGTGGACGCGCGGGCGCGGGACCAGTTGTCATGCATCGCGCGGGAGGGCAACGGGGAGTACTACGACGCCGACTCCGCCGAGGACATCGTCGAGCAGCTCCAGACCGTGGCGACCCGCGCTGTCCGCCCGTTCGAGGTCGACGGCACCCCGGTCGAGGGCGGCACCGAGCTCGACCCCACGACGATCACCGCCGGCCTGTGGACCGACGAGGTCGCCGCCGAGGGAGCCGGCGAGGAGGAGAGCCGTTGGTTCCGCTACGAACGGACCATCCCGGGCTCGTCCGTGCACGTATCGGCGGTGAGCCTCGGCACCGAGGTGCGCGACTCGCTCGACGTCGACGTCAGCTCGGCCGAGGGCCTGGCCTGCTGGTCGGGCTTCGCCGCCAAGCAGCTGGTCAGCAGCGAGCTGGTCAGCACCGGCGTCACGGTGGACAGCTCTTCGGAGCCGATCAACGAGGAGTGCGTGGACGGCCCGCTCCGGATCGCGGTCTCACGCGGCACGCTCAGTGCTGGTCAGACCGCCGCCTACGGGCTGCAGGTGGTCGAGGAGCCGCCGGTCGGCGACCTGGCGGAGCTGCCACCCAGCGTGGGCCGCGCCCCCGAGATCACCGTGGACCCCGTCGACGACAGTCCCGAGCCCGTGCAGGGCGGCTCATCCTTCGGCACTGCGACCGAGGTCGCGCCCGGCGCCTACACCAGCTCGACGGTCGCCGGGGAGACCCAGGTCTTCAAGGTGCCGGTCTCCTGGGGGCAGACGCTCACCGCTCGCGTGGTGACGCCCGCGGCGACGGGGGCGATCGAGGAGGCGTCGACGAGGGTGCTCGGCCCCTTCGCCTCGGTCGCGGTGCACAACCCGCTGCGGCGGACGTCGGACACCCTGGGCGGCACGACCACCGGGTTCGCTGCCAGCAGCGTGAGCAACGAGCTCTCGACCGGCACCGGCGAGGTCCGCTACCGCAACCGGGAGGACCAGAACGCCTTCGACCTGGCGGGGTTCCACTACATCGAGTACGCCGTCGGCGATGACGAGGGCCTGGCCGGCCTGGAGCTTCCCTACCGGCTCGAGGTCGCCGTGGTCGGCGAGGAGGACGGTGTCCCGGAGTACGCCGGAGGAGCGTCGCTGGTGACCGGCGGGACCGGGCCCGACGAGACCGAGGATCCCGACGCCCCGGACGAGGGGCAGTCGCCCCCGGCAGCGGAGGGCTCCCAGGAGAGCGCCCAGGAGAGCACAGGGAACGCCCCGGAGGACGCGCAGGGGACCGCCGCCGAGGACTCCGACGACCCGGTACGGCTCCTCATCGCCGGCGGCCTCGGCCTGGTCGCGGTCGCGGCCGTCGGTCTCGGGGTGCTGCTGCTGCGGCGCTCACGCCCCCAGCAGTAG
- a CDS encoding serine/threonine-protein kinase, with translation MGEVFAGRFELLEPIAEGGMGSVWVVRDRKDDRLYAGKVLRHSDAASLMRFMREQATRIDHPHVVTPMAWAGEDHRVVFTMPLVRGGSVATLLGDHGPLPASYVVAVLLQAADALTAVHAAGVVHRDLKPANLLLEPTGSGPPHVRLTDFGIAVALDDARLTRGSQVIGSPGYMAPEQRAGADPDPRQDLFALATCGLEMLTGVRPPGASRAARALVAADPAHGPLVALLLATADADPGRRPASAAELAARLRSTPLAADPDEEAPHVFDQIEAPTAEPTGADPRRWAGLLLVLVGLLAAAGAVWLLLGA, from the coding sequence GTGGGAGAGGTCTTCGCGGGGCGCTTCGAGCTGCTCGAACCGATCGCCGAGGGCGGCATGGGCTCGGTGTGGGTGGTGCGCGACCGCAAGGACGACCGTCTCTACGCCGGCAAGGTCCTCCGGCACTCCGACGCCGCCTCCCTGATGCGGTTCATGCGCGAGCAGGCGACCCGCATCGACCACCCCCACGTGGTCACCCCGATGGCCTGGGCCGGTGAGGACCACCGCGTGGTGTTCACCATGCCCCTGGTGCGCGGCGGCTCCGTCGCCACCCTGCTGGGCGACCACGGGCCGCTGCCGGCGTCGTACGTCGTGGCGGTGCTGCTCCAGGCAGCCGATGCGCTCACCGCGGTGCACGCGGCAGGGGTGGTGCACCGCGACCTCAAGCCCGCGAACCTGCTGCTCGAACCCACCGGGAGCGGGCCACCGCACGTCCGGCTCACCGACTTCGGGATCGCCGTCGCGCTCGACGACGCGCGACTGACGCGCGGCTCCCAGGTGATCGGGAGCCCCGGCTACATGGCACCCGAGCAACGCGCCGGAGCCGACCCCGACCCCCGCCAGGACCTCTTCGCCCTCGCCACGTGCGGGCTGGAGATGCTCACCGGGGTCCGACCCCCCGGCGCGTCCCGGGCGGCCCGCGCGCTGGTGGCGGCCGACCCGGCCCACGGGCCCCTGGTGGCCCTGCTGCTGGCGACGGCCGACGCCGACCCGGGCCGCCGGCCCGCGTCCGCCGCGGAGCTGGCCGCCCGCCTGCGGTCGACCCCCCTGGCCGCCGACCCGGACGAGGAGGCCCCGCACGTGTTCGACCAGATCGAGGCTCCGACGGCCGAGCCGACCGGTGCCGACCCGCGGCGGTGGGCCGGCCTGCTCCTGGTGCTCGTCGGCCTGCTCGCGGCCGCCGGCGCCGTCTGGCTACTGCTGGGGGCGTGA
- a CDS encoding response regulator — MEDQKIRVYLLDDHEVVRQGLRALLEGAGDIEVVGESGSAVDATHRIPALRPDVAVLDGRLPDGSGVAVCRDVRSVDPTIKALILTSYDDDAALFAAIMAGAAGYVLKETKGGDLVAAVREVAAGRSLIDPALTAKVLERVRHPAQTATELRDLTDQELRLLALIAEGLTNRQIGERMFLAEKTVKNYVSSILSKLGLERRTQAAVLATRLL; from the coding sequence ATCGAGGACCAGAAGATCCGTGTCTACCTGCTCGACGACCACGAGGTCGTACGGCAGGGCCTGCGAGCCCTGCTCGAGGGCGCCGGCGACATCGAGGTTGTCGGTGAGTCCGGGTCGGCGGTGGACGCCACCCACCGGATCCCCGCGCTGCGGCCCGACGTCGCCGTGCTGGACGGTCGGCTGCCGGACGGTTCCGGCGTGGCGGTGTGCCGCGACGTCCGCTCCGTCGACCCCACGATCAAGGCCCTGATCCTCACGTCCTACGACGACGACGCGGCGCTCTTCGCTGCGATCATGGCCGGCGCCGCAGGCTACGTGCTCAAGGAGACCAAGGGCGGTGACCTCGTCGCCGCGGTGCGGGAGGTCGCGGCCGGTCGGTCGCTGATCGACCCCGCGCTCACCGCCAAGGTGCTGGAGCGCGTGCGCCATCCGGCGCAGACCGCGACCGAGCTGCGCGACCTGACCGACCAGGAGCTGCGCCTGCTGGCCCTGATCGCGGAGGGCCTGACGAACCGGCAGATCGGCGAGCGGATGTTCCTGGCCGAGAAGACGGTCAAGAACTACGTCTCCAGCATCCTGTCCAAGCTCGGTCTCGAGCGGCGCACCCAGGCCGCGGTCCTCGCCACGCGCCTGCTCTGA
- a CDS encoding carbamate kinase, whose amino-acid sequence MRVVVALGGNALLPRGEVPDAVAQVARVSRAAPALARVAAEHEVVLVHGNGPQVGMLALETAADAALSRPYPFSELVAETQGLIGYWLQQGLVNAGLTTPVVTLVTQTLVAADDPAFADPTKFVGSVYDEARAHELAAREGWTVRPDGAGWRRVVASPLPTDVLEVDTARLLLEHGTTVVLAGGGGVPVVEGVHGLTGVDAVVDKDFVAALVATRLGADALVLLTDVPAVMAGWGTPGQRALGEVRAADLVLDDFPAGSMGPKVAAAAGFVTGTGGRAAIGSLDDAAAVVAGTAGTQVR is encoded by the coding sequence ATGAGGGTGGTGGTCGCGCTCGGGGGCAACGCCCTGCTGCCGCGGGGCGAGGTCCCCGACGCCGTCGCCCAGGTCGCCCGGGTGTCCCGGGCGGCCCCCGCCCTGGCCCGGGTCGCCGCGGAGCACGAGGTGGTGCTGGTGCACGGCAACGGGCCCCAGGTCGGGATGCTGGCCCTCGAGACGGCCGCCGACGCCGCCCTGTCGCGGCCCTACCCTTTCAGCGAGCTCGTGGCGGAGACCCAGGGACTGATCGGCTACTGGTTGCAGCAGGGCCTGGTCAACGCGGGCCTGACCACCCCGGTCGTGACGCTGGTGACGCAGACCCTGGTGGCCGCCGACGACCCGGCCTTCGCCGACCCCACCAAGTTCGTCGGGAGCGTCTACGACGAGGCGCGGGCGCACGAGCTGGCCGCACGCGAGGGCTGGACGGTCCGTCCAGACGGTGCCGGCTGGCGCCGCGTCGTGGCCTCCCCGCTGCCGACCGACGTGCTCGAGGTCGACACCGCCCGGCTGCTGCTCGAGCACGGGACGACGGTGGTGCTGGCCGGGGGCGGCGGGGTCCCGGTCGTCGAGGGGGTCCACGGTCTCACCGGGGTCGACGCCGTCGTCGACAAGGACTTCGTGGCCGCCCTGGTCGCCACCCGGCTCGGCGCCGACGCGCTGGTGCTGCTCACCGACGTGCCCGCGGTGATGGCCGGCTGGGGCACTCCCGGCCAGCGAGCTCTCGGGGAGGTGCGCGCCGCGGACCTCGTGCTCGACGACTTCCCCGCCGGGTCGATGGGCCCCAAGGTCGCTGCGGCGGCGGGGTTCGTCACGGGCACCGGCGGACGGGCCGCGATCGGCTCGCTGGACGACGCCGCCGCGGTGGTGGCCGGGACGGCCGGCACGCAGGTGCGCTGA
- a CDS encoding HAD-IC family P-type ATPase — protein sequence MDLDLAPRTSSRPHARAVVDEVERLGTDGRDGLGEAEAATRLADHGPNVLPEATGDPAWRRALGQLADPLIYVLLAAAATTLVLGEYVDASVIAAVVLVNATVGFIQETRALAALEGLRSLALAEARVVRDGRLRTVGSADLVPGDLVALQPGDKVPADLRLVGADDVRVDESALTGESDPVAKRDAVLPAETRVADRCTMFHAGTLVRTGSAQGLVVATGEDTELGAIHRMVSGAELLATPLTRKLARFSSLLTVVIVALAAVTFAVGLLRGQDAASMFTAAVALAVGAIPEALPAAVTVVLAIGVTRLVHRHAVVRRLPAVETLGGTTVICTDKTGTLTTNQMTVRAVWTPDGSYDVSGAGYDPDGQVTRDGAVADTARDAALRWSLTAGSWCNDAGLDHDGSQWLLTGDPTEGAMKVAALKTDVAGVPGRGLARTATIPFDARRPFMATLHQADDRTGVVLVKGAVEQVAALCDLQMRADGTTEPLDHAALSQAVDDLAARGLRVLATAVDVDGSAVDFTPADLHRTDLVLTGLQAMLDPPRPAAAAAIAACLAAGIEVRMITGDHAATAAAVAAELHLDPRTDRPVVLTGAELASLDDEAYGAAITSTRVFARVAPEEKLRLVTALQAQGHVVAMTGDGVNDAPALRRADIGIAMGLGGTEVAKDAADMVLLDDDFATIEAAVEEGRGVFDNLVKFILWTLPTNMGEGLVILVAVLLGTALPILPTQILWINMTTAVLLGLTLAFEPREPGVMLRPPRAPDRPLLTGPLVWRTVLVAGLLVAASSWVFDAALAAGSGLAEARTAAVSVFVLVEIAYLVSCRSQTRATWRLGLLSNPWVVGGIVVQLLAQAAFTYLPVMNTVFGTAPLDLASWARVLTAAAVVTAVIAADKARAVRRRARTPTG from the coding sequence ATGGACCTCGACCTGGCACCGCGCACGTCGTCGCGCCCGCACGCCCGCGCGGTGGTGGACGAGGTCGAGCGCCTCGGCACCGACGGACGCGACGGGCTGGGCGAGGCCGAGGCGGCGACCCGCCTGGCGGACCACGGGCCCAACGTCCTGCCGGAGGCCACCGGCGACCCGGCGTGGCGCCGGGCCCTGGGCCAGCTCGCCGACCCCCTGATCTACGTGCTGCTGGCCGCGGCCGCCACCACCCTGGTGCTCGGCGAGTACGTCGACGCCTCGGTCATCGCGGCGGTGGTCCTGGTCAACGCGACCGTCGGGTTCATCCAGGAGACCCGGGCCCTCGCGGCGCTGGAGGGCCTGCGCTCCCTCGCGCTCGCCGAGGCCAGGGTGGTGCGCGACGGCCGGCTGCGCACCGTCGGCTCGGCCGACCTCGTGCCTGGCGACCTCGTCGCCCTCCAGCCCGGGGACAAGGTGCCCGCGGACCTGCGGCTGGTCGGCGCCGACGACGTGCGGGTCGACGAGTCGGCGCTGACCGGGGAGTCGGACCCGGTCGCCAAGCGTGACGCGGTCCTGCCCGCGGAGACCCGGGTCGCCGACCGGTGCACCATGTTCCACGCCGGGACCCTGGTCCGCACCGGGTCGGCCCAGGGCCTGGTGGTGGCCACCGGCGAGGACACCGAGCTCGGAGCCATCCACCGGATGGTGAGCGGGGCCGAGCTCCTGGCGACCCCGCTGACCCGCAAGCTGGCCCGCTTCAGCTCCCTGCTGACCGTCGTCATCGTCGCCCTGGCCGCGGTCACCTTCGCCGTCGGGCTCCTGCGCGGACAAGACGCCGCGTCGATGTTCACCGCTGCCGTCGCCCTGGCGGTCGGAGCCATCCCCGAGGCGCTGCCCGCCGCGGTCACGGTGGTGCTGGCCATCGGCGTCACCCGCCTGGTCCACCGCCACGCCGTCGTCCGGCGCCTCCCCGCGGTCGAGACGCTCGGCGGCACCACCGTGATCTGCACCGACAAGACCGGCACGCTGACCACCAACCAGATGACGGTGCGCGCGGTGTGGACCCCGGACGGCAGCTACGACGTCTCCGGCGCCGGGTACGACCCGGACGGGCAGGTGACCAGGGACGGGGCGGTGGCCGACACCGCGCGGGACGCGGCACTGCGCTGGAGCCTGACGGCCGGGTCGTGGTGCAACGATGCGGGGCTCGACCACGACGGCAGCCAGTGGCTGCTGACCGGCGACCCCACGGAGGGCGCGATGAAGGTGGCCGCGCTCAAGACCGACGTCGCCGGCGTACCCGGCAGAGGGCTCGCGCGGACCGCGACCATCCCCTTCGACGCGCGGCGTCCCTTCATGGCCACGCTGCACCAGGCGGACGACCGCACCGGTGTGGTGCTGGTGAAGGGGGCGGTGGAACAGGTCGCTGCCCTGTGCGACCTGCAGATGCGTGCCGACGGGACCACGGAGCCGCTCGACCACGCCGCGCTGTCGCAGGCGGTGGACGACCTGGCCGCGCGGGGCCTGCGGGTGCTCGCCACGGCGGTCGACGTCGACGGCTCCGCGGTCGACTTCACCCCCGCCGACCTGCACCGCACGGACCTGGTGCTGACCGGCCTGCAGGCCATGCTCGACCCGCCCCGGCCGGCCGCCGCGGCCGCGATCGCCGCCTGCCTGGCGGCCGGGATCGAGGTCAGGATGATCACCGGCGACCACGCGGCCACCGCGGCGGCGGTCGCCGCGGAGCTGCACCTCGACCCCCGCACCGACCGCCCGGTCGTCCTGACCGGCGCCGAGCTGGCCTCGCTCGACGACGAGGCGTACGGCGCCGCCATCACCTCGACCCGGGTCTTCGCGCGGGTCGCCCCGGAGGAGAAGCTGCGGCTGGTCACGGCGCTGCAGGCCCAGGGGCACGTCGTCGCGATGACCGGCGACGGCGTCAACGACGCTCCGGCGCTGCGGCGCGCCGACATCGGCATCGCGATGGGCCTCGGCGGCACCGAGGTGGCCAAGGACGCCGCCGACATGGTCCTGCTGGACGACGACTTCGCGACGATCGAGGCCGCGGTCGAGGAGGGCCGGGGCGTCTTCGACAACCTGGTGAAGTTCATCCTCTGGACGCTGCCGACCAACATGGGCGAGGGCCTGGTGATCCTGGTGGCCGTGCTCCTCGGCACCGCGCTGCCGATCCTGCCGACGCAGATCCTGTGGATCAACATGACCACCGCGGTCCTGCTCGGCCTGACGCTGGCCTTCGAGCCGCGGGAGCCCGGGGTGATGCTGCGCCCGCCACGGGCGCCGGACCGGCCGCTGCTCACCGGTCCCCTGGTCTGGCGCACCGTGCTGGTGGCGGGGCTCCTGGTGGCGGCGTCGTCCTGGGTCTTCGACGCCGCGCTCGCCGCCGGCAGCGGCCTGGCCGAGGCGCGCACGGCGGCGGTGAGCGTCTTCGTGCTGGTCGAGATCGCCTACCTGGTCAGCTGCCGGTCCCAGACCCGGGCCACCTGGCGGCTCGGCCTGCTGTCCAACCCGTGGGTGGTCGGCGGGATCGTCGTGCAGCTACTCGCCCAGGCCGCGTTCACCTACCTGCCGGTGATGAACACCGTCTTCGGCACGGCGCCGCTGGACCTCGCCTCCTGGGCCCGCGTGCTGACCGCGGCCGCCGTGGTCACGGCCGTGATCGCCGCGGACAAGGCCCGCGCCGTACGCCGTCGCGCGCGCACGCCCACCGGCTGA